The following coding sequences are from one Myxococcales bacterium window:
- a CDS encoding response regulator transcription factor, with protein sequence MMMQAQAHAPVRILVVEDNLLTRSGSVMLLSTQEDFEVVGEGTNGEEGLALYAALRPDVVLADLRMPGLGGLGMIEALGRATPPARIVVLTHYDGDEDIFASVRAGALGYLTKETGRQDLFEAIRTVARGERFMPHSISSKLAQRVARPELTPREQEVLERMATGKSNRDIAAGMSLSEKTVTMYVSHILQKLGVKSRTEAVLAAMQRGLIKGA encoded by the coding sequence ATGATGATGCAAGCGCAAGCCCACGCCCCCGTGCGCATTCTCGTCGTCGAAGACAACCTCCTCACCCGCTCGGGATCCGTGATGCTGCTGTCCACCCAGGAGGATTTCGAGGTGGTGGGCGAAGGAACGAACGGAGAAGAGGGACTTGCGCTTTACGCGGCGCTCAGGCCCGACGTGGTGTTGGCGGATTTGCGCATGCCGGGCCTCGGTGGCCTGGGGATGATCGAGGCCCTCGGCCGAGCCACGCCGCCGGCGCGCATCGTCGTACTGACGCACTACGACGGCGACGAAGACATCTTCGCCAGCGTGCGTGCCGGAGCCCTCGGGTACTTGACGAAGGAGACGGGGCGCCAGGATCTCTTCGAGGCCATTCGCACCGTGGCCCGGGGTGAGCGCTTCATGCCGCACTCCATTTCGAGCAAGCTCGCCCAGCGTGTGGCCCGCCCCGAGCTGACCCCGCGCGAACAGGAGGTTCTCGAACGCATGGCCACCGGCAAGAGCAACCGAGACATCGCGGCCGGCATGTCGCTCTCTGAAAAGACGGTGACCATGTACGTGAGCCACATCCTTCAGAAGCTGGGCGTCAAGAGCCGCACCGAAGCGGTCCTGGCGGCCATGCAGAGGGGCCTCATCAAGGGTGCCTAG